The Methanobacterium sp. genome has a window encoding:
- a CDS encoding FxLYD domain-containing protein, with product MDRKILIPPIILFSILFIVAISGCTIKATANSTFGEKPPATTGDLYIANSTGNHFDRNNTTYYYVWGYVGNKALKDASNVEITADVFDENDTLIATNNSASLKPETIPTEGQSRFYLRFEDPERKIVRYELKVVIQS from the coding sequence ATGGATAGAAAAATATTAATTCCACCTATAATTTTATTTTCAATTTTATTTATAGTTGCAATATCAGGCTGCACAATAAAAGCAACTGCTAACAGTACTTTTGGGGAAAAACCCCCTGCTACAACGGGCGATCTTTACATAGCAAATTCAACTGGGAACCATTTTGACAGAAACAATACCACTTATTATTATGTATGGGGCTACGTTGGAAATAAAGCGCTTAAAGATGCTTCTAATGTTGAAATCACTGCTGATGTTTTTGATGAAAATGATACTTTAATTGCAACCAACAATAGCGCATCATTAAAACCTGAAACAATACCTACAGAAGGTCAATCTCGCTTTTATCTGCGCTTTGAGGATCCTGAACGGAAAATAGTAAGATATGAATTGAAAGTAGTTATCCAAAGTTAA
- a CDS encoding ABC transporter ATP-binding protein, with translation MIKFKGIYRNGSKRILMNFNIIDNRLWKYITTLKSFKSKNVTLALALMVFTSLTEGISLLLLVPLLQLVGLDVQQGSLGQIADFVASIFNSIGITPTLAVVLLIYVFIISLNAFIYKLQTTETSKIQYEFAAKLRKRLFKRITGSNWIFFTRSRSSDFAHALTNEIERISTGTGQFLTLVASLLVLTVYIIFALKLSGLITGLVFLVGIILLLLLKNRTQSAGSSGEKITSVTKNMYSAAIQHLDGMKTVKSFNMEEKNVHEFSDVADEVSGSYMNAIKNYADVKLLFDIGSVAILSLIVFILISFIRISTAELLILLFLFVRMIPRFSIIQRSYQYFINMLPAFASVMNLEEECKKATENQNDLENIQFSEEIKFKNVSFYYNKEKGSFGIEGLNLDIGTGKTTAIVGLSGAGKSTVCDLVMGLMKPDKGQILIDGSLRPENAPSWRKQIGYVAQDTFLFNDTVRNNLLFADPKASDEEILNALKLASAHEFVLKLPGGLDTLIGDRGVLLSGGEKQRLALARALLRKPSLLILDEATSNLDSKNEKKILDSIEKLHGDMTILMIAHRLSTIRSADIIYLIENGRLIESGKWNELISLENGKFKAIFDAQKMH, from the coding sequence ATGATTAAGTTCAAGGGAATTTATAGAAATGGTTCAAAAAGGATTTTAATGAACTTCAATATCATTGATAACAGGTTATGGAAATACATAACAACCCTCAAAAGTTTTAAATCTAAAAATGTGACATTAGCGCTGGCTTTAATGGTTTTTACAAGTTTAACTGAAGGAATAAGTCTTTTATTACTTGTTCCTTTACTTCAGCTTGTTGGACTGGATGTTCAGCAGGGATCACTTGGTCAAATAGCTGACTTTGTGGCATCAATTTTTAATTCAATCGGGATAACACCCACTTTGGCGGTAGTTTTACTGATCTATGTGTTTATAATCAGTTTAAATGCCTTTATCTATAAACTTCAGACCACCGAGACTTCTAAAATCCAGTACGAGTTTGCAGCTAAATTAAGAAAGCGCCTTTTTAAAAGAATCACTGGCTCAAACTGGATTTTCTTTACAAGGAGCAGATCTTCTGATTTTGCCCACGCATTAACCAATGAGATTGAAAGAATCAGCACCGGAACAGGACAGTTTTTGACTCTTGTTGCCAGTTTGCTGGTTTTAACAGTTTATATTATATTTGCACTTAAATTATCAGGGCTAATAACAGGACTTGTTTTTCTTGTAGGAATTATATTATTGCTTTTACTTAAAAATAGAACCCAATCTGCCGGTTCAAGTGGTGAAAAAATAACTTCCGTTACTAAGAATATGTATTCAGCAGCGATTCAGCACCTTGATGGAATGAAAACAGTTAAAAGTTTCAATATGGAAGAGAAGAATGTTCATGAATTTTCTGATGTGGCTGATGAAGTATCAGGAAGTTACATGAACGCAATAAAAAATTATGCTGATGTGAAATTACTTTTTGACATAGGGTCTGTAGCCATTTTAAGTTTAATTGTATTTATTTTAATCAGCTTTATCAGGATTTCTACAGCAGAGCTTTTAATTCTTTTATTTTTATTTGTAAGGATGATTCCTCGTTTTTCAATTATTCAAAGAAGCTATCAGTATTTCATAAACATGCTACCTGCCTTTGCATCTGTAATGAATTTAGAAGAAGAATGCAAAAAAGCAACTGAAAATCAGAATGACTTAGAAAATATTCAATTTTCGGAGGAAATTAAATTTAAGAATGTTTCTTTTTATTATAATAAAGAAAAAGGGTCCTTTGGTATTGAAGGACTTAATTTAGATATTGGGACCGGTAAAACAACTGCAATTGTTGGTTTATCTGGTGCAGGTAAAAGTACAGTTTGTGATTTGGTTATGGGACTAATGAAACCTGATAAAGGACAGATATTGATTGATGGTTCATTAAGACCTGAAAACGCTCCAAGCTGGCGAAAGCAGATAGGATACGTTGCCCAGGACACGTTTCTGTTTAATGATACTGTGAGGAACAATTTACTTTTTGCAGACCCTAAAGCCAGTGATGAAGAAATTTTAAATGCGCTGAAATTAGCATCGGCCCATGAATTTGTTTTAAAACTACCAGGGGGGCTTGATACATTGATTGGAGACCGTGGAGTCCTTTTATCAGGTGGAGAAAAGCAGCGTTTAGCTCTTGCCAGAGCATTGCTACGCAAACCATCCCTTTTGATACTGGATGAAGCCACCAGCAATCTGGATTCAAAAAATGAGAAAAAAATACTGGACTCAATAGAGAAACTTCACGGCGATATGACGATTTTGATGATTGCGCACAGGTTATCGACTATTCGTAGTGCTGATATTATTTACTTAATTGAAAATGGTCGTTTAATTGAGTCTGGAAAGTGGAATGAGCTTATTTCACTGGAGAATGGGAAATTTAAGGCAATTTTCGATGCTCAAAAGATGCATTAA